In one Arachis duranensis cultivar V14167 chromosome 9, aradu.V14167.gnm2.J7QH, whole genome shotgun sequence genomic region, the following are encoded:
- the LOC107465793 gene encoding leucine-rich repeat receptor-like protein kinase PXL1, producing MHTHLILVLFLYCCIGFSVTFSERAQAQAASDDELSTLLAMKSSLVDSRNHLKDWQIPSNATQSAASSIIHCNWTGVFCNSRGLVEGLDLSNMNLSGRVSDGIQFLSSLSYFNISCNSFATSLPKSLSNLTSMKTFDVSQNFFTGSFPSGLGRAAELRSINASSNDFSGLLPEDIGNATMLESLDFRGSYFVSPIPKSFTNLQKLKFLGLSGNNFKGEIPDYLGELSSLETLIMGYNEFKGEIPAEFGNLTNLQYLDLAVGTLSGQIPPELGKLKNLTTVYLYRNNFTGKIPPQLGSIMSLAFLDLSDNQISGEIPEELTNLEKLQLLNLMSNKVTGLVPNKLGELKNLQVLELWKNSLEGPLPVNLGKNSPLQWLDVSSNSLSGEIPPGLCTTGNLTKLILFNNSFSGPIPTGLPNCLSLVRVRVQNNLISGTIPVGFGNLPALQRLELAKNNLTGQIPIDITLSSSLSFIDVSWNHLQSSLPSEILSIPTLQTFIASHNSFRGNFPDEFQDCPSLSVLDLSNTELSGKIPESIASCQRLVNLNLRNNQLTGGIPKSITNMPTLSVLDLSNNSLTGEIPENFGISPALETLNLSYNKLEGPVPSNGILMSINPNDLVGNPGLCGSSILPPCSQNFTVTTHQKPGKHTKHIIIGFLTGISVIISIAAAYLAGRFIYNRTYLYNNFIHDWFKSSNEDWPWRLVAFQRVSFTSTEILTCIKESNVIGMGATGIVYKAEIHNRPHMTVAVKKLWRSGSDIENGYSDVVREVELLGKLRHRNIVRLLGYVHNERDVIMVYEYMANGNLGNALHSGEQCERLLVDWVSRYNIALGVAQGLHYLHHDCHPPVIHRDIKSNNILLDANLEARIADFGLAKMMIHKNETVSIVAGSYGYIAPEYGYTLKVDEKIDIYSYGVVLLELVTGKMPLDPSFGEYVDIVEWIRNKRSNKALEEALDPSIAGQCKHVQEEMLLVLRIALLCTVKLPKERPSVKDVITMLG from the exons atgCACACTCACTTGATTCTAGTGCTCTTCTTGTACTGTTGCATTGGCTTCTCTGTTACTTTTTCTGAGCGAGCTCAAGCTCAAGCTGCATCAGATGATGAATTGTCCACTCTGCTAGCGATGAAGTCGAGTCTCGTTGATTCGAGGAATCATCTGAAGGATTGGCAGATACCAAGCAATGCAACACAGTCTGCAGCAAGTTCAATAATACATTGTAATTGGACTGGAGTTTTTTGCAACTCTAGAGGCTTGGTAGAAGGTCTTGATCTCTCCAACATGAATCTTAGCGGCCGTGTATCGGATGGAATCCAATTCCTTTCAAGCTTGTCTTATTTCAACATAAGCTGCAACAGTTTCGCTACATCATTGCCAAAGTCACTGTCCAACCTCACCTCAATGAAGACCTTTGATGTGAGCCAGAACTTCTTCACTGGCAGCTTTCCCAGTGGTCTTGGAAGAGCTGCAGAATTGAGATCAATTAATGCGTCAAGCAATGACTTCTCAGGGCTTCTTCCTGAGGATATTGGAAACGCGACAATGCTCGAGAGCCTCGACTTTCGCGGGAGCTACTTTGTAAGTCCAATTCCCAAGAGTTTCACAAATTTGCAGAAGCTCAAATTTCTTGGCCTTTCAGGCAATAACTTCAAAGGGGAGATTCCGGATTATCTCGGTGAACTTTCTTCTCTGGAGACATTAATTATGGGATACAATGAGTTCAAAGGTGAGATCCCAGCGGAGTTTGGGAATCTGACCAATCTTCAATACCTTGATTTGGCTGTAGGCACTCTCAGTGGACAAATACCACCTGAATTGGGTAAGCTGAAAAATCTTACGACAGTTTACTTATACAGAAACAACTTCACTGGAAAAATTCCGCCTCAACTTGGCAGCATAATGTCACTAGCATTTTTGGATCTATCTGACAATCAAATCTCAGGAGAGATTCCAGAAGAACTTACTAATTTGGAAAAGCTGCAGCTTCTGAATTTGATGAGCAATAAAGTTACTGGTCTAGTACCGAATAAGCTTGGCGAATTGAAGAATTTGCAGGTGCTTGAGTTGTGGAAGAATTCTTTAGAAGGTCCTTTGCCTGTTAACCTTGGAAAGAACTCTCCATTGCAGTGGTTGGATGTGTCCTCTAACTCGTTATCTGGGGAGATCCCACCAGGTTTGTGTACTACAGGCAATCTCACAAAACTAATCCTCTTCAACAATTCCTTCTCTGGTCCCATTCCAACTGGACTTCCAAATTGTTTGTCCTTGGTTCGTGTTCGGGTTCAGAACAATCTTATTTCCGGGACTATTCCGGTCGGCTTTGGAAACCTTCCGGCCCTTCAACGGCTGGAGTTGGCAAAGAACAATCTCACTGGCCAAATTCCTATAGACATTACCTTATCCTCATCTCTCTCTTTCATTGATGTATCATGGAACCACCTTCAATCTTCTCTACCTTCTGAGATTCTCTCTATTCCAACCCTTCAAACCTTCATTGCCTCTCACAACAGCTTCAGAGGCAATTTCCCAGATGAGTTTCAGGACTGTCCCTCTCTCTCTGTTTTGGATCTTTCAAACACCGAACTCTCTGGAAAAATCCCAGAAAGTATTGCTTCGTGTCAAAGATTGGTGAACCTTAACCTTAGAAACAACCAATTGACAGGTGGAATCCCCAAATCAATCACAAACATGCCAACCTTATCTGTTCTTGATCTGTCCAACAATTCACTCACAGGTGAAATACCTGAAAACTTCGGCATTTCCCCGGCCCTCGAAACGCTGAACCTCTCCTACAACAAGCTCGAGGGTCCAGTACCATCAAATGGCATCTTAATGTCCATAAATCCTAATGATCTTGTAGGCAACCCTGGTCTCTGTGGCAGCAGCATTCTCCCTCCATGTTCTCAGAATTTCACTGTCACAACCCATCAAAAACCTGGCAAGCACACCAAACACATCATCATCGGTTTCTTGACCGGCATTTCAGTGATCATTTCCATTGCTGCAGCATACTTAGCTGGCAGATTTATATACAACAGAACCTACTTGTACAACAATTTCATCCATGATTGGTTCAAAAGTAGCAATGAAGATTGGCCATGGAGACTAGTAGCATTCCAAAGGGTGAGTTTCACAAGCACCGAGATCCTAACTTGCATAAAGGAGTCAAATGTCATAGGAATGGGAGCCACCGGCATTGTTTACAAAGCCGAAATCCATAACAGACCGCACATGACAGTCGCTGTTAAGAAGCTCTGGAGATCAGGATCAGACATAGAGAATGGCTACAGTGATGTGGTAAGAGAAGTGGAGCTCTTAGGGAAACTAAGGCACAGGAACATTGTGAGACTATTGGGGTATGTGCATAATGAGAGAGATGTTATAATGGTTTATGAGTACATGGCTAATGGGAACTTGGGGAACGCACTGCATAGTGGTGAACAATGTGAGAGGTTGCTTGTGGATTGGGTTTCAAGGTACAACATTGCTCTTGGTGTTGCTCAAGGGCTTCACTATCTTCACCATGATTGCCATCCACCTGTTATTCATAGGGATATTAAGTCCAATAATATACTTCTTGATGCAAATTTGGAGGCGCGGATCGCGGATTTCGGCTTGGCGAAGATGATGATCCATAAGAATGAGACTGTTTCAATCGTGGCTGGATCATATGGTTACATTGCACCAG AATATGGATATACCCTGAAGGTGGACGAGAAGATTGATATATATAGTTATGGTGTGGTGCTTTTGGAGCTAGTAACTGGAAAAATGCCATTAGACCCTTCGTTTGGAGAATATGTGGACATAGTGGAGTGGATAAGAaacaagaggagcaacaaagcaCTGGAAGAAGCACTAGACCCAAGCATAGCTGGTCAGTGCAAGCACGTCCAAGAAGAGATGCTTCTTGTGCTGAGAATAGCACTCCTATGCACTGTGAAGCTTCCCAAGGAAAGGCCATCCGTGAAGGATGTTATCACAATGCTCGGA